The following are from one region of the Nicotiana tabacum cultivar K326 chromosome 3, ASM71507v2, whole genome shotgun sequence genome:
- the LOC107790430 gene encoding protein FREE1-like: protein MHNNDVNSSYFQYYQPLIPSSTPSDHPYNPAAVPVQYASAPPVPSDYSSAYSHGSADHRPTANPITQSSTQHQSYNYYPYDQNQASLSYDYSTPNYSSSYSSAPHSIENNGSYGEQGFYDSGVYKYNGRNEESYRESRSESNMGVMFDDYGRPINIQNGRENQGHASSRQVVKATPKMEEQQDVAAGVLKFRVKLLSEGVGQSDMDVLCQIGLDGIHILDPTMSRTLRIYLFENVTKWEVLDSCIFAFWAKSSVDVEPRRIRLKSNSYTVNNILDTVTAASIQIKEMGENDKPSDSIKGSEQAAEKKKGFVDLMKLMRPLNEEKDFWVPDEAVRKCTGCRTDFSAFNRKHHCRNCGDIFCDKCTQGRVALTADEDALPVRVCDRCMAEVTQRLSNSKEAMTKVAPLRSHEDLTRKLKEEMYKKRKISAGLSSQGSRRMREVECPTCTVHLQVEVPASGSETIECSVCQHPFLVNAH, encoded by the exons ATGCATAACAACGACGTTAACTCTTCCTATTTCCAATATTACCAACCTCTTATTCCTAGCTCTACTCCGTCCGATCATCCGTACAATCCTGCCGCCGTTCCCGTCCAGTACGCTTCAGCTCCTCCGGTGCCGTCCGACTACTCCTCTGCCTATTCTCACGGCTCCGCCGATCATCGCCCAACTGCAAACCCTATCACCCAATCGTCAACTCAACACCAATCTTACAATTATTACCCTTATGATCAAAATCAAGCGTCTCTCAGTTACGATTATAGTACACCTAATTACAGTTCATCATATTCGTCTGCTCCTCATTCAATCGAAAATAATGGCTCATACGGAGAACAAGGTTTTTATGATTCTGGTGTTTATAAATATAATGGTAGGAACGAGGAATCTTACAGGGAAAGTCGATCCGAGTCGAATATGGGGGTGATGTTTGATGATTATGGTAGGCCTATCAATATTCAAAATGGGAGGGAGAATCAAGGACACGCGAGTAGTCGTCAAGTTGTGAAAGCAACTCCGAAGATGGAGGAGCAACAGGATGTTGCAGCTGGTGTGTTGAAGTTTCGCGTCAAGCTTTTATCAGAAGGCGTAGGTCAGAGCGACATGGATGTGCTTTGTCAG ATTGGTCTAGATGGGATTCACATACTTGATCCTACTATGAGCCGAACTCTGAgaatatatttatttgagaatGTGACAAAATGGGAG GTATTGGATTCATGTATATTTGCATTTTGGGCCAAAAGCTCTGTTGACGTGGAACCTAGACGTATCAGGCTGAAATCAAATAGCTATACAGTGAACAATATCCTTGACACTGTTACAGCAGCAAGTATTCAG ATTAAGGAGATGGGTGAGAATGATAAACCTTCAGATTCAATCAAGGGATCTGAGCAAGCTGCTGAGAAGAAGAAAGGCTTTGTTGACTTGATGAAGTTGATGAGGCCACTCAATGAAGAGAAAGATTTCTGG GTTCCTGATGAAGCAGTTCGCAAGTGCACTGGCTGTAGGACAGATTTTAGTGCTTTCAATAGAAAG CACCACTGCAGGAATTGTGGGGATATTTTCTGTGACAAGTGCACGCAAGGTAGAGTTGCCCTCACTGCTGATGAAGATGCTCTGCCAGTTCGAGTTTGTGACCGATGCATG GCAGAGGTAACTCAGAGACTCAGCAATTCAAAGGAAGCAATGACGAAAGTTGCTCCGTTACGAAGTCATGAGGACCTTACAAGAAAACTCAAG GAGGAGATGTACAAGAAGCGCAAGATTTCAGCAG GACTTAGTTCTCAAGGATCTAGGAGGATGAGAGAGGTGGAATGTCCAACCTGCACAGTCCATTTGCAG GTTGAAGTGCCAGCTTCTGGATCAGAAACGATAGAGTGCAGCGTCTGCCAGCATCCATTCCTTGTTAATGCTCATTGA